One window from the genome of Streptomyces sp. NBC_00287 encodes:
- the cas1e gene encoding type I-E CRISPR-associated endonuclease Cas1e gives MSTVSQRSASSPRELNRVGDRVSFIYLERCTVHREDNAITATDTDGVTHIPSATIGTLLLGPGTRVTHQAMSVLGECGAGVAWVGEQGVRFYAGGRALTRSSGLAEAQATAWADRRTRLEVARAMYRLRFPDDDPSDRTRQQLLNMEGRRLKECYRRESARTGVPWHRREYHRGDFAAGDAPNQGVTAAAQCMYGIAHAVVSALGCSPALGFVHSGHEQSFVLDVADLYKTEVAIPAAFDAAALGGEDVATRTRRALRDRINRTDLLSRCVRDIKSVLGYDASRDPADARDHVSLQSDGNRHVDGGRNYGDEPIW, from the coding sequence ATGAGCACGGTCAGCCAACGAAGCGCCTCCTCACCGCGCGAACTCAACCGGGTGGGAGACCGAGTCTCCTTCATCTACCTGGAACGATGCACGGTCCACCGCGAGGACAACGCGATCACCGCAACGGACACCGACGGAGTGACGCACATCCCGTCAGCCACCATCGGCACCCTGCTTCTGGGCCCCGGCACCCGCGTCACCCACCAGGCGATGTCCGTACTTGGCGAATGTGGTGCCGGAGTCGCATGGGTCGGCGAGCAAGGCGTCCGCTTCTACGCCGGTGGACGTGCCCTCACCCGCTCCTCGGGGCTGGCCGAGGCACAGGCCACAGCGTGGGCAGACCGCCGCACCCGCCTCGAAGTGGCACGTGCCATGTATCGCCTGCGCTTCCCCGACGACGATCCTTCGGACCGCACCCGCCAGCAGCTGCTGAACATGGAGGGCCGTCGGCTCAAGGAGTGCTACCGGCGGGAGTCGGCTCGCACGGGAGTTCCCTGGCACCGACGCGAGTACCACCGCGGCGATTTCGCAGCCGGTGACGCCCCGAACCAGGGCGTCACCGCGGCAGCCCAGTGCATGTACGGAATCGCCCACGCCGTCGTCTCCGCTCTTGGCTGCTCGCCGGCGCTCGGCTTCGTCCACTCCGGTCACGAGCAGTCCTTCGTCCTGGACGTAGCCGACCTGTACAAAACCGAAGTAGCCATCCCTGCAGCCTTCGACGCAGCAGCGCTGGGCGGGGAGGACGTGGCCACGCGCACCCGCCGTGCTCTGCGGGACCGCATTAACAGGACAGACCTACTTAGCCGCTGCGTCCGTGACATCAAGAGCGTGCTGGGCTACGACGCCTCGCGCGACCCAGCCGACGCCCGGGACCACGTATCCCTGCAATCAGACGGCAATCGCCACGTAGACGGCGGCCGCAACTACGGTGACGAGCCAATCTGGTGA
- a CDS encoding pilin, which yields MLFGLSLLAPALLETATLAAAQPTHVLALEESVDAVLDNIRNWIMGILAGLATVFLSIGGVRYIVAGGDPSEVEKAKTAFRGAGWGYGLAALAPLVVEILKDIVGA from the coding sequence GTGCTGTTTGGCCTCTCGCTGTTGGCCCCCGCCCTCCTTGAGACGGCCACGCTCGCCGCAGCCCAGCCGACGCACGTCCTGGCGCTCGAAGAATCCGTGGACGCCGTGTTGGACAACATCCGGAACTGGATCATGGGCATCCTCGCCGGGCTGGCCACGGTCTTCCTGTCCATCGGCGGCGTGCGTTACATCGTGGCCGGGGGCGACCCCAGCGAGGTGGAGAAGGCCAAGACCGCCTTCCGCGGCGCCGGTTGGGGGTACGGACTGGCTGCGCTGGCTCCGTTGGTGGTGGAGATCCTGAAAGACATCGTGGGGGCCTGA
- a CDS encoding PrgI family protein, with protein sequence MTQPVRIPADVDREDTVLANLTAHQLLILALTGITLYGLWSITRPLVPLPVFLILAVPVGAMAAFLALGKRDGVPLDRLLLAALRQRMTPRHQINAPEGTHPAPTWLAAQAVGHGHLASSTTRAAVRLPADSASETGVVDLGPDGIAVVAVCSTVNFALRTPAEQEALVTAFGRYLHSLTAPVQILVRTERLDLSSQIGELRQRAPSLPDPSLEAAALAHADFLDELSRGDLLRRQILLVLREPQDSGAPMDTLDSGSPLAVFARRRRSQARSGPKSPAALRAAEARLVRRFGEAAELLGPLGILVTPLDAGQTTTVLAAACNPDCLLPVSSELAGTDDIITSSMPDASWPGPSAEEDRRFAP encoded by the coding sequence ATGACCCAGCCCGTCCGCATCCCCGCCGACGTCGATCGCGAGGACACCGTTCTCGCCAACCTCACCGCCCATCAACTGCTGATCCTCGCCCTGACCGGCATCACGTTGTACGGCCTTTGGTCCATCACCCGGCCTCTCGTGCCGCTGCCCGTCTTCCTCATCCTGGCGGTTCCCGTCGGGGCCATGGCCGCCTTCCTCGCCCTGGGCAAGCGCGACGGGGTACCGCTGGACCGGCTGCTCCTCGCCGCCCTGCGTCAGCGCATGACACCTCGTCACCAGATCAACGCGCCCGAAGGCACCCATCCCGCACCCACCTGGCTCGCCGCCCAGGCCGTCGGGCACGGTCACCTAGCCAGCAGTACCACCCGTGCAGCAGTTCGGCTGCCCGCCGACAGCGCGAGCGAGACAGGGGTCGTCGACCTCGGCCCCGACGGAATCGCGGTGGTGGCTGTGTGCAGCACCGTGAACTTCGCGCTGCGCACGCCTGCTGAACAGGAGGCTCTGGTCACAGCGTTCGGCCGATACCTCCACTCGCTCACGGCCCCAGTACAGATCCTCGTGCGGACTGAACGCCTCGACCTGTCGAGTCAGATCGGAGAGCTGCGCCAGCGCGCCCCCTCCCTGCCCGACCCGTCCCTGGAGGCCGCTGCCCTTGCCCATGCCGACTTCCTGGACGAGCTCTCCCGAGGCGACCTCCTGCGCCGCCAGATCCTGCTCGTCCTGCGCGAGCCCCAAGACTCCGGCGCCCCAATGGACACCCTGGACAGTGGGTCGCCGCTGGCTGTGTTCGCTCGCCGGAGGAGGTCCCAGGCCAGGAGCGGACCCAAGAGCCCCGCTGCCCTCCGCGCTGCCGAAGCTCGTCTGGTGCGCCGTTTCGGTGAAGCAGCCGAGCTACTCGGCCCCTTGGGCATCCTCGTCACACCGCTGGACGCCGGGCAGACCACCACCGTGTTGGCCGCCGCATGTAATCCGGACTGCCTTCTGCCTGTGTCCTCCGAACTCGCTGGGACGGACGACATCATCACCAGCTCCATGCCCGATGCCTCATGGCCCGGCCCCTCGGCCGAGGAGGATCGGAGGTTCGCGCCATGA
- the cas2e gene encoding type I-E CRISPR-associated endoribonuclease Cas2e — MTVLVLAACPAGLRGFLTRWLLEISPGVFLGNPSARVRSILWAEVCQYASNGRALLAYQTDNEQGFTFETHEHAWHPTDHEGVTLIRRPSPNTEGTSSRSPSTPPHQGWSKAAQRRRFGRG; from the coding sequence GTGACCGTCCTCGTGCTCGCCGCATGTCCCGCCGGCCTCCGCGGCTTCCTCACCCGCTGGCTCCTGGAGATCTCCCCAGGAGTGTTCCTAGGGAACCCCTCAGCCCGGGTCCGCTCCATCCTTTGGGCCGAAGTCTGCCAATATGCAAGCAACGGCCGCGCGCTGCTCGCGTATCAGACAGACAACGAGCAGGGCTTCACTTTCGAAACCCATGAACACGCCTGGCACCCCACCGATCATGAGGGGGTGACCTTGATCAGACGCCCCTCCCCGAACACGGAGGGCACCTCGTCCAGGTCCCCTTCCACCCCGCCACACCAGGGCTGGAGCAAAGCGGCCCAGCGCCGACGGTTTGGGCGGGGGTGA
- the cas5e gene encoding type I-E CRISPR-associated protein Cas5/CasD: MTALLLRLAGPLQSWGSAARFARRSTENAPTKSGVLGLLAAAEGRPRTADLSDLAALRFGVRVDQPGTRIRDFQKAQHADSGKVMPVSERFYLSDAVFVAGVEGEESLIERLHLALDAPRYLPYLGRRSCPPSQPLLMGPPKEIPLHDVLREAPWQASRWYVRQLTRMARTTGSAPGPNSLDILIDCSPGETPHLSLRDTPVSFDPRHRQYAMRGVRTDHVDLPSHDPTSVLRPAQPPGGAPTHTSPREP; the protein is encoded by the coding sequence ATGACGGCCCTCCTCCTGCGTCTGGCTGGGCCCCTTCAGTCCTGGGGATCGGCCGCCCGCTTCGCCCGCCGCAGCACGGAGAACGCCCCGACCAAGAGCGGCGTGCTCGGCCTCCTGGCCGCCGCCGAAGGCCGCCCGCGCACCGCCGACCTCTCCGACCTGGCCGCCCTGCGCTTCGGCGTGCGCGTCGACCAACCCGGCACCCGGATACGGGACTTTCAAAAGGCCCAGCACGCCGACTCCGGCAAGGTCATGCCGGTGTCGGAGCGCTTCTACCTCTCGGATGCCGTGTTCGTGGCGGGTGTCGAGGGCGAGGAGTCACTGATCGAGCGCCTGCACCTGGCGCTGGATGCTCCCCGATATCTGCCCTATCTGGGCCGCCGCTCCTGCCCACCATCCCAGCCTCTGCTCATGGGTCCGCCTAAGGAAATCCCCCTGCACGACGTCTTGCGCGAAGCGCCATGGCAAGCCTCGCGCTGGTATGTGAGGCAACTGACCCGCATGGCACGGACCACGGGTTCCGCGCCCGGGCCGAACTCCCTGGACATCCTGATCGACTGCTCACCAGGCGAGACACCGCACCTGTCGCTGCGCGACACCCCCGTCAGCTTCGACCCCCGCCACCGGCAATACGCGATGCGCGGCGTGCGAACCGATCATGTCGACCTCCCATCGCACGACCCCACCAGCGTCCTGCGCCCCGCTCAACCGCCGGGAGGAGCCCCCACACATACGTCCCCGAGGGAGCCGTGA
- the cas6e gene encoding type I-E CRISPR-associated protein Cas6/Cse3/CasE — translation MYLTRFPINTARTQARQLLGSPHRLHGAVNMAFPQLPAETGEGPRVLWRVDHTPTGRTNLFIVSPTQPDLTHLKEQAGWPTLPDAGWTTFAYDEFLNSLKEGDVWAFRLTANPMHHIRRETDPPGSPTKRAAHVTPRHQIGWLLSRQQRAGFEVTSKPAEQRLLPEGDKYEVTVHNQLPQNFRKPDGNAQHNVRFAKVTFDGRLRITDLPAFHRTLTHGLGKAKAYGCGLMTLAPLGGR, via the coding sequence ATGTACCTGACCCGTTTCCCCATCAACACCGCCCGTACTCAAGCCCGGCAGCTGCTGGGGTCCCCCCATCGATTGCACGGCGCCGTGAACATGGCCTTTCCACAACTGCCGGCCGAGACAGGCGAGGGACCCAGGGTGCTGTGGCGTGTGGACCACACCCCGACCGGGCGCACCAATCTCTTCATCGTCAGCCCCACACAGCCCGACCTGACACACCTCAAAGAGCAGGCGGGCTGGCCAACATTGCCGGATGCAGGATGGACGACCTTCGCATACGACGAATTCCTGAACAGCTTGAAGGAGGGTGACGTCTGGGCATTCCGCCTCACTGCGAATCCGATGCATCACATCCGCAGGGAGACCGATCCCCCAGGCAGCCCCACGAAGCGGGCGGCGCACGTCACCCCCCGACACCAGATCGGCTGGCTTCTCAGCCGCCAACAGCGGGCCGGATTCGAGGTGACGAGCAAGCCCGCCGAGCAACGACTGCTGCCGGAAGGTGACAAGTACGAGGTCACCGTGCACAACCAGCTCCCGCAGAATTTCCGTAAGCCGGACGGCAACGCTCAACACAACGTCCGCTTCGCAAAGGTCACCTTCGACGGCCGGCTGCGCATCACAGACCTACCTGCCTTCCACCGCACCCTCACACATGGACTGGGCAAGGCGAAGGCGTACGGCTGCGGCCTGATGACTCTCGCCCCATTGGGCGGCCGATGA